From Bradyrhizobium sp. 4:
CGCGCAAACAGCGGGCCGATGACGTCGGCGGCAAGCACCTTGTCGCCGGTGATGGCGGCATAGAGGTCGGGATCGGCCTCTTCGAGCAGGGTCTCGAGCTGCGTCAGCTCGTCATCGGACAGATTGCCGATCTCGGCATCCGCGAAGCGGCCGAGGATCAGGTCCATCTCGCGCGTGCCGCGGTGCCAGCAGCGGAACAGAAGCCGCTTGCGGCGGTCGTCCAGCCCGTTGCTCGATCGTGTCGTTCCCGTCATGTCTCAATTCCAGTCAAACGCCAAAAGCCCGGACGTGCCGGGCCGGGGTGATATAGCCACTCGGGCGGGCCCTGTCAGCCCTCGATTTGTCATGGCCCGCCGCCGCCGCAGGGACACGAAAAAACACGTGGATGCCGCCTACAAAGCCGGGCATGACGAGCGAAAACGATCCTAGGTTCGCCTGATGCGCCCCAGCCTGCTCAACCCGCTGTTTGCCCCCGTGACCAGCCTGCCCGGCGTCGGTCCGAAGCAGGACAAGCTGCTGCAATATCTGCTCAGCCGCAGCGAGACGCCGCGGCTGGTCGATCTGTTGCTGCATTTGCCGAGCCAGGTCATCGACCGCCGCGCGCGGCCGAAGATCCGCGATGCCGTGCAGGGAACCATGGTCACGCTGGAGGTCACCGTCGACCGCCACCGCCCGCCCCCGCCGCGCAATGCGCGTGCGCCCTACCTCGTCTACGCCAGCGACGATACCGGCGACGTCGTGCTGACTTTCTTCCGCGCAAAGCCCGGCTATGTCGAGAAGCTGCTGCCGATCGGCGAGAAGCGCTTCGTCTCCGGCACGCTGCAGATGTACGACGGCATTCCGCAGATCGTGCATCCCGACCGGGTGCTGGACGAGGAGGCGATTTCAAAATTATCCGGCATCGATCCCGTCTATCCCTTGACCGAAGGCCTTGCGCTCGGCTCGCTGCGCCGCGCGGTCGCGCAGGCGCTGCAGAAGCTCCCGGCACTGCCGGAATGGATCAGCCCGGAGGTGCTGCGCCGCTGCGGCCTCCCGCCGATCACCGAGGCGCTCATCCGCGTGCATCAGCCGGTCGAGCTCACCGACATTCTGCCCGACCAGCCGTTCTGGTCGCGCCTCGCCTTCGACGAACTCCTGGCCGGGCAACTCGCCCTTGCCCTGATTCGCGCGCAATTGCGTCGCCCGGCCGGTGTGCGCAACGCCGGCGACGGGCACCTCCGCAACAAGATCATCGATGCCCTGCCCTATGCGCTGACAATCTCCCAACGCGATGCCGCCGCGGCCATCGCCGACGATCTGCAACAACCGGTGCGCATGCTGCGCCTGCTCCAGGGCGACGTCGGCTCCGGCAAGACCGTGGTCGCGCTGCTGGCCGCCGCTGCCGTCACTGAGGTTGGCAAGCAGGCAGCGCTGATGGCGCCGACCG
This genomic window contains:
- a CDS encoding succinate dehydrogenase assembly factor 2 translates to MTGTTRSSNGLDDRRKRLLFRCWHRGTREMDLILGRFADAEIGNLSDDELTQLETLLEEADPDLYAAITGDKVLAADVIGPLFARIKAFPIADREV